Proteins encoded within one genomic window of Glandiceps talaboti chromosome 3, keGlaTala1.1, whole genome shotgun sequence:
- the LOC144432733 gene encoding NADPH oxidase 4-like, producing MVISVRHWLRNDGYKYILLVSWLGLNAAVFWRTYNRYKSEPQYFYLREMLGKGLCVSRGTADVLNLNCAAVLLPMCRSLLTCLRRSRKLARRRVRRYIDQAKQIHVVCAVLICVAAVVHTCAHITNAMNSSKRYNKDFPEINIASCPNEDAKKVLFCSVAGATGFLMMIILCLIFTSSTRAVRTASYEIFWYTHHLFIIFYILLLFHASSGLLKLQGNIEVHIPGCTLANKTEIMTYAEHSFDWNTPSVICEAMPKFKKIPQETWMWIVVPLVFYTIERLIRLFRSRYQEATISEVVHHPCNVIEIRFRKEQFLGQPGQYIMVNIPNISTVQWHPFTLTTSPYASATLYGIHIRVLGDWTVRLQELFDPETDVSQVLPLQNAKSKVPKMYIDGPFGSPSQDIFDFGTSVCIAGGVGVTPFAAVLNKLRYSISANTKLQRLYFIWICRDIGCFQWFSELMVELHTRMWECNKPDFFNIQLYLTDANTSQQNLPPGSEFLYHRLTVGRPRWKPLFNEIAKFHQRSEVGVFVCGPRSLSRAVHGRCNHQNKYNTRFVYHKESFS from the exons AAAGGCTTATGTGTTTCTCGGGGCACTGCTGATGTCTTAAATTTAAATTGTGCAGCTGTGTTGCTACCAATGTGCAGGTCACTTTTAACATGTCTAAGACGCTCACGTAAG TTGGCAAGGCGTCGAGTCAGAAGATACATCGACCAAGCTAAACAGATCCACGTCGTGTGTGCCGTTCTTATATGTGTTGCAGCTG TTGTTCACACGTGTGCACACATCACCAATGCAATGAATTCGTCAAAGCGTTATAATAAGGATTTTCCAGAAATTAATATAGCCAGTTGTCCGAATGAG GATGCCAAAAAAGTATTATTCTGTTCTG TTGCCGGTGCTACAGGATTTCTAATGATGATCATTCTTTGTCTTATATTTACCTCTTCAACAAGAGCAGTCAG GACTGCcagttatgaaatattttggtacactcatcatttatttattatattttatatacttCTATTATTCCATGCATCAAG TGGACTTTTAAAACTACAGGGGAATATTGAAGTCCATATACCAGGCTGTACATTAGCcaacaaaactgaaataatgaCGTACGCAGAACATTCGTTTGACTGGAATACGCCGTCCGTCATCTGTGAAGCTATGCctaaattcaaaaaaataccTCAGGAG ACTTGGATGTGGATCGTGGTACCTCTTGTCTTTTACACAATAGAACGCCTTATACGATTATTCAGAAGTCGTTACCAAGAAGCAACTATATCAGAGGTTGTGCATCATCCATGTAACGTCATAGAAATAAGGTTTAGAAAAGAACAATTTCTAGGCCAACCAGGACAG TATATTATGGTGAATATTCCAAATATATCAACAGTGCAATGGCACCCATTTACTCTCACAACG AGTCCGTACGCCAGTGCAACATTATATGGTATCCATATCCGGGTACTTGGTGATTGGACGG TTCGTTTACAAGAGTTATTTGATCCCGAAACGGATGTGTCTCAAGTGTTGCCTCTCCAGAACGCCAAATCGAAGGTTCCAAA AATGTACATTGATGGTCCGTTTGGAAGTCCGAGTCAAGATATTTTCGATTTTGGAACCAGCGTCTGTATAGCCGGAGGTGTAGGTGTAACGCCATTTGCTGCCGTTTTAAATAAACTTAG GTACAGTATTTCTGCCAACACCAAATTACAACGATTGTATTTTATATGGATATGCCGTGATATTGGTTGTTTTCAGTGGTTTTCAGAACTTATGGTAGAGCTTCACACAAGG ATGTGGGAGTGCAATAAGCCAGATTTCTTCAATATCCAGCTATATTTAACTGATGCcaacacatcacaacaaaaCTTGCCCCCTGGGAGTGAATTTCTTTATCACAGACTAACTGTTGGAAGACCCAGGTGGAAGCCACTCTTTAACGAAATTGCTAAGTTTCATCAAAG ATCAGAAGTCGGGGTGTTTGTATGTGGTCCACGAAGTCTGTCACGTGCAGTACACGGTCGATGTAATCATCAGAACAAGTACAACACACGATTTGTCTACCATAAAGAAAGTTTTTCATGA